A region from the Diadema setosum chromosome 17, eeDiaSeto1, whole genome shotgun sequence genome encodes:
- the LOC140241224 gene encoding G-protein coupled receptor 52-like: protein MESVTIGSTGIWLEDSASPVMDYVTQTLNSTSLVYDSDMSWRPNVLRATAESLISVETDLLTVDNWNTTSTAVAPIENRVVKLLSLLMMIVTCIMIILGNITVLIVFHYTKALDNATGIFIKSLACADLGVGVCCSFSIHSWFVQEWPYGNISCAMVGYVLAVAVGVSIIGLACLSIDRYIAIKKPLRYCTILTKTKARIIVIAVWAISAGIFMPSLFGWGTFHYNDHSYECSLHWEENVAFSFFIISVLVVPALVTSTFCYAHILKVCFDQTQQIERSEMMFKSAHHCEGSRGKYERLLAKIFLIIISAFYVTWLPFVVTKTLRGIMNINIPPGAVFFFSWLGIVNSFLNCVVYSIGHRSFRIGFFVVLRKIRRSVLSMFSRTSNNFQKKQRRSRLTSGHERYIDAQPKHIQIKETSI from the coding sequence ATGGAATCCGTGACCATCGGAAGCACTGGTATCTGGCTGGAGGACTCCGCGAGTCCAGTCATGGATTACGTCACGCAAACACTGAACTCGACCAGCCTTGTGTACGACAGCGACATGAGCTGGAGGCCAAACGTCTTGAGGGCCACGGCCGAATCCCTGATATCTGTTGAGACTGACCTCCTGACAGTGGACAACTGGAATACAACGTCCACTGCTGTCGCACCTATTGAGAACAGGGTGGTCAAGCTGCTATCCCTGTTGATGATGATCGTGACCTGTATAATGATAATCCTTGGGAACATCACAGTGCTCATTGTCTTTCACTACACAAAGGCACTGGACAACGCTACCGGTATCTTCATCAAGTCACTGGCCTGTGCTGACCTTGGAGTGGGTGTGTGCTGCTCATTCTCCATCCATTCCTGGTTTGTCCAGGAGTGGCCCTACGGCAACATCAGCTGTGCAATGGTAGGCTACGTTCTGGCGGTCGCTGTCGGCGTGTCAATCATTGGACTTGCCTGTCTGAGCATCGACCGCTACATCGCCATCAAAAAGCCGCTGCGATACTGTACGATTCTCACCAAGACTAAAGCCAGGATTATCGTCATAGCAGTGTGGGCCATCAGTGCTGGTATTTTCATGCCGTCTCTCTTTGGTTGGGGAACATTCCACTACAATGATCACAGCTACGAGTGCTCGCTCCACTGGGAAGAAAATGTGgcgttttcatttttcattatctcGGTTCTTGTCGTGCCGGCCCTGGTTACCTCAACGTTCTGCTATGCCCATATCCTCAAGGTCTGCTTCGACCAGACGCAACAGATTGAACGCTCAGAAATGATGTTTAAGTCTGCACACCACTGCGAGGGTAGCAGAGGAAAGTATGAACGCCTCCTTGCAAAAATTTTCCTGATTATCATCAGTGCATTCTATGTGACTTGGCTTCCTTTTGTTGTCACAAAAACCCTACGAGGTATCATGAACATCAATATTCCACCAGGGGCGGTATTCTTCTTTTCATGGCTTGGCATCGTCAACAGCTTCTTAAACTGTGTGGTCTACAGCATTGGACACAGATCATTCCGCATCGGATTCTTTGTAGTTCTGCGCAAAATTCGCAGGAGTGTTCTATCAATGTTTTCCCGCACCTCAAACAACTTTCAGAAGAAACAGAGACGAAGCCGTCTGACCAGTGGACATGAGAGGTATATTGATGCTCAGCCAAAACATATTCAGATTAAAGAAACTTCAATCTAG